From Vigna unguiculata cultivar IT97K-499-35 chromosome 5, ASM411807v1, whole genome shotgun sequence, the proteins below share one genomic window:
- the LOC114184834 gene encoding uncharacterized protein LOC114184834 isoform X2 translates to MYTRSKRGVAPNITVCAIVRDVTSNDISYRLLPPSFKISCKASLLPPLQTCVSNLGPAMRDQTSASVCEDCTKSRSNIVILNMILDNQVEPPSSLILYPLSYWTYKDNSSYIPGNPFRVQAYICKLGRGLLKR, encoded by the exons ATGTACACTAGGAGCAAGAGAGGCGTCGCACCAAACATCACCGTCTGTGCCATTGTTAGAGATGTCACTAGCAACGACATAAGTTATCGTCTTCTTCCACCATCCTTCAAAATCTCGTGTAAGGCTTCTCTTCTTCCTCCACTTCAAACTTGTGTCTCTAATCTTGGACCAGCCATGAGAGACCAAACTTCAGCTTCAGTGTGTGAAGATTGCACTAAGTCTCGATCAAACATTGTCATTCTGAATATGATTCTCG ATAATCAAGTAGAACCGCCTTCAAGTTTAATTTTGTATCCTCTCTCATATTGGACATACAAGGACAACTCTAGTTATATTCCAG gtaaccccttcCGGGTCCAAGCATACATATGTAAACTGGGAAGAGGCCTACTGAAAAGATAA
- the LOC114184834 gene encoding uncharacterized protein LOC114184834 isoform X3 yields the protein MYTRSKRGVAPNITVCAIVRDVTSNDISYRLLPPSFKISCKASLLPPLQTCVSNLGPAMRDQTSASVCEDCTKSRSNIVILNMILDNQVEPPSSLILYPLSYWTYKDNSSYIPGNKLN from the exons ATGTACACTAGGAGCAAGAGAGGCGTCGCACCAAACATCACCGTCTGTGCCATTGTTAGAGATGTCACTAGCAACGACATAAGTTATCGTCTTCTTCCACCATCCTTCAAAATCTCGTGTAAGGCTTCTCTTCTTCCTCCACTTCAAACTTGTGTCTCTAATCTTGGACCAGCCATGAGAGACCAAACTTCAGCTTCAGTGTGTGAAGATTGCACTAAGTCTCGATCAAACATTGTCATTCTGAATATGATTCTCG ATAATCAAGTAGAACCGCCTTCAAGTTTAATTTTGTATCCTCTCTCATATTGGACATACAAGGACAACTCTAGTTATATTCCAG GGAACAAGTTAAACTGA
- the LOC114184834 gene encoding uncharacterized protein LOC114184834 isoform X1: MYTRSKRGVAPNITVCAIVRDVTSNDISYRLLPPSFKISCKASLLPPLQTCVSNLGPAMRDQTSASVCEDCTKSRSNIVILNMILDNQVEPPSSLILYPLSYWTYKDNSSYIPESLLQVTPSGSKHTYVNWEEAY; this comes from the exons ATGTACACTAGGAGCAAGAGAGGCGTCGCACCAAACATCACCGTCTGTGCCATTGTTAGAGATGTCACTAGCAACGACATAAGTTATCGTCTTCTTCCACCATCCTTCAAAATCTCGTGTAAGGCTTCTCTTCTTCCTCCACTTCAAACTTGTGTCTCTAATCTTGGACCAGCCATGAGAGACCAAACTTCAGCTTCAGTGTGTGAAGATTGCACTAAGTCTCGATCAAACATTGTCATTCTGAATATGATTCTCG ATAATCAAGTAGAACCGCCTTCAAGTTTAATTTTGTATCCTCTCTCATATTGGACATACAAGGACAACTCTAGTTATATTCCAG AGTCCCttttgcaggtaaccccttcCGGGTCCAAGCATACATATGTAAACTGGGAAGAGGCCTACTGA